In Ramlibacter sp., the sequence ACAGGTAAGGCCGCCGGTCAGAGAACTGGCCGCTGTCGGCGCCATCGCGCGACACGCCCGCGCCGTGCGACAGCAGCTCGCCGATGCGGGCTTTGGCCAGGTGTTTGTGCAGGCCATTCACGTACAGGCCAATCGGGTCGTCCAGCCCGAGCTTGCCCTGTTCGCGCAGCAGCAGCACGCCCGCGGCCGTGAAGCTCTTGGAGTGCGAGGCAATGCGAAAGCGGTGGCGCGGCGTCAGGGGCTTGCTGGTGGCCAGGTTGGCCTTGCCAAAGGCCCATTCGGCCACCAGCGTGCCGCCCTGCGCGATGGCCAGGGTGCAGCCGGGCTGCTTGTAGCGTTCCACCTGAAAGGCCAGCCACTGGGGGATGTAACCCAGGGCTGCCCGCAGCCAGGCGGGGTGTGCGTCTTTTTTCATGGCGCGCGCCCCGGCGGGGCCTTATTTCTTCGGGCTCATCACACCGAGCATCAGGTCGGTGTTGAGCTTGCCCATCTGCTGGATCAGGGCCCACTGCTTGGTCATGATCTTGGAGAACTCGGGGCTGGTGGGGTTGGCCTGGCCCGACATGGCCAGCTGCGCCGTCTGCTGCGCGAGGGCCTGCTGTTCGGACATGATGTTCTTCACCGCGTTGTTGTACTCGTCGAGGGTCATGGTTTGCTCCAGTGCCGGGCGGGTTGCCCACGACCATCTTAGCCGCCGTTACGGGAAAAAGCGCGTCAGCGCCTCCTCGAAGGCCGGCAGGTCGGAGCCCACATGGGTGGTGTCGTACTGCGCCGTGAGCAGCGTGAGCCCGGCGTGGTTGTGCGACGCCATCTGCGCATACAGCGGCGCCACCACCACCGGCCCGTTGGCGTTGCGCGAACCGGCCAGGAACAGGGTGGCCGGCAGGGGCTTGCCAGCGGCGTCCAGCTGCTTTTCGTAGTTGAGAAAACCTGCCACGTCGCCATGACCGCCAAAGCTCGAGTCCGTGGACAGGTAGTGTGAAAAGCTCAGGTTGCTGGCCGAGCCTTCCAGCACCAGGGCCGCGACCACCAGGTAGCCGCCGTGCGACAGGCCCGACAGCGCCCGGCGGGCCGGGTCGGCGCGGTACTGGCGCTCGATGGCGGGCGCCAGCTCTTTCGCAATGAAGTTGACGTAGCTCTGCGCGCCGGGCAGCAGGAAGTCCACCGTCCGCCGCTCCGTGCCGCTGATGCCCACCAGGATGGCCTGGGTGCCGCGGCGCTGCATCACCTCCTTGAACACCTCGAAGCGGGATTGGGTGCCGCCATAGGGCGCGTCGCCCTCGGTCACGTAAATCGCGGGCAAGGTCGCCGTGCCCGTGGCGTACGAGGCTGGCAGGAAGGTCTGCAGGGTGTAGACGTAGCCGTTTTCCGCCGACTTGAGGGTGGAGGCGCTGACTTGCCCGGTCGCGCCGGCTGCGGTGTCGGTGGAGGCGCCCCCGCCGCCGCCACACCCGCCGACCGCCAGCAACAGTGCCGTGAAGGCCGACCCCAGGACCCGACGCAGGGTTGCACGCATCATCACGTTTCCTTTCCGGGGGCCAGCCCCATTTCCAGCAAACACCCAAACTCGGATGCAAAGTTGACCGACACCCGCGCATGCACCGCGCCCTGTTCGTCGTAGAAGCTGCGCCGGCCCTGGGTGGCGAACACGCCCTCATGCCACACGTTGGGGTGCATCAGCAGGCCATGGCCGCCCTCGAACCAGAAGCACACAAAGTCCTGCGGCTTGACGTCGTCGCCGGGCAGCGCCATGGGCACGAGGAAGGGGCCGGGCTCGAGCGGGAAGAACATCTGCCCGCCGTCGGGGTGGTAGTTGCAGTGCCACAGCATCAGGCGCTGCGGCGGGCGGCGGTGGGCGGTGTCGGCGTGCTCGGGCAGGGTGTTGTAGCCCAGGATGTAGTGGCCGCCCACGGCGTCGTTCCTGCCGTAGAGGATGTCGCCTTCCCATTCGCTGATGAAAGTGCCTTGGGTGGTGCCGGCCTCGTCGCCGCTGTCCACGTCCACGCCGCGCCAGCCCTGGGCCGGCCAGCGCACGATTTCGACCTGGTGTTGCCTGGGGTCGTCCACCAGCAGGCCATAACCCTGCAGGCTGTCGGGCGTGGCCTTCACCACGGGGATGCGCACGGTGGCCAGGCCAGCGGGCAGCTTGGGGTTCAGGTAGTCGGGGGCCGGGGCAGGGGCTACGGGCTTCATGGCGTGACGGTGATGTGGGTGAAACCCAGGTGGTGCATGAACTCGCGCAGCACCAGCACCACGGCGGCAAACGCCGCGTCGGTGGGCACGCCGCCCGAGGCCACCGGCCGGCCCAGCGCCACGGCGCTGAGCTGTTCAAACAGGCGCTCGACCTGGTCAATAGACAAGCTGAGGGGCAGGGGTCCCAGCTGCCCCAGCAACCGCGCCAGATCATGCACCGCGCGGTCTGGCGTTTGCAGCGCGCCTTGCGGCGGCAGCTGTTTGAGCAGCGGCATCACAAGATCTTCCACCACCATGATGGCTTCTTCCAGCTCGCCGGGCGTGGGCGGGTTGTGCCGAAACGCCTGCGTGCCCCAGTCCTGCGTGCCCAGCGGCAGGCTGTGGACGGCACCGGTGGCGGGCACGCTCACCCGCAGGGCCTGCGGTCCGAACTGCAGAACGATCACGGGCGCGGGATTCATGCACCTGATTCTGCTGCAGGGAATGGGTCAAACGTCTACAGTCAAGTCCATCCCTCATCAAATTTCAGCACCATGTCCACCCTCAGTATTACTTTCGCCGACTTTGAAGCCGCTGCCCGCGCTAACGGCTACGACACCGTGCTGGAGCGCCAGTGGGACCCGCTCACCGTGGTGGACACGCACACCCACCCGTTCGACGCGAGCGCCCTGGTCACGCAGGGCGAGATGTGGCTGACCGTGGGCGAGGCCACGCGCCACCTGCTGCCCGGAGACCGCTTTGAGCTCGCCGCCCTGGTGCCGCATGCCGAGCGCTATGGCGCGCAAGGCGCCAGCTACTGGGTGGCGCGGCGCGCCGGCTGAGCCGGTTTGCTACCAAATCCATAGCTGACGGTGGCCGCCAGGCAAGGACTCCAGCCATTTTTGACTCACAAACCTCGCTGTTCAGGCACCAGGCCTTCGTCCGGCTCTGGGTGACCCGCCTGCTGGGCACCACGGCCAGCCAGATGCTGATGCTGGCCGTGGGCTGGCAGATGTATGGCCTGACCGGCAGCGCCTGGGACCTGGGCCTGGTGGGCCTGTTCCAGTTCACGCCGGCGCTGCTGCTGTCGCTGCTGGCCGGCCATGTGGCCGACCGGCACAACCGCGCGCGCATCGTGGCCGCCTGCCTGGCGGCGCAAACGGGCGTGGCCCTGTTGCTCATGACCAGCACGCAGGAGCACTGGGTCTCGCGCGAGCTGCTGCTGGGCGTGTCGCTGGTGCTGGGCAGCATCCGCGCGTTCCAGATGTCGGCGCAGCAGGCGCTGCTGCCCTCGCTGGTGCCGCCGGGCCTGCTGGCGCGCGCCATGGCCCTGGGCTCGGTAGGCACGCAGATTTCGGTGATTGGCGGGCCCGCGCTGGGCGGCGTGATTTTTGGCTGGGGCGCGGGCGCGGTGTATGCCACCACGCTGGGGCTGTCGGGCCTGGCGGTGGCCGCCTGCCTGAGCATTGGCCATGTGCACGTGCCGCCGCCGCGCGAGCCGGTCACCGTGGACACGGTGCTGGCCGGCGTGCGCTTCATCACCCGCAGCCCGGTGCTGCTGGGCGCCATTTCGCTGGACCTGTTTGCCGTGCTGCTGGGCGGCGCCACGGCGCTCTTGCCCATCTTTGCCAAGGACATCCTTCATGTGGGCCCCTCGGGCCTGGGCCTGCTGCGCTCGGCCCCGGCGGTGGGGGCGCTGGCCGTGGGCCTGTTGCTGGCGCGCTGGCCGGTGGAGCAGCGCGTGGGCCGCAAGCTGCTGGCGGCCGTGGCGCTGTTTGGTGGCTGCATGGTGGTGTTTGGCCTGTCCACCAGCTTTGCCGTGTCGCTGGTGGCGCTGGGCGTCTCGGGCGCGGCCGACATGGTCAGCGTGGTGGTGCGCCAGACCCTGGTGCAGCTGGAAACGCCCGACGCCATGCGCGGCCGGGTGGCGGCGGTCAACACCATCTTCATTGGCGCCAGCAACCAGCTGGGCGAATTTGAGTCGGGCGCCACCGCCGCGCTGCTCGGGCCCGTGGGCTCGGCCG encodes:
- a CDS encoding alpha/beta hydrolase, with product MMRATLRRVLGSAFTALLLAVGGCGGGGGASTDTAAGATGQVSASTLKSAENGYVYTLQTFLPASYATGTATLPAIYVTEGDAPYGGTQSRFEVFKEVMQRRGTQAILVGISGTERRTVDFLLPGAQSYVNFIAKELAPAIERQYRADPARRALSGLSHGGYLVVAALVLEGSASNLSFSHYLSTDSSFGGHGDVAGFLNYEKQLDAAGKPLPATLFLAGSRNANGPVVVAPLYAQMASHNHAGLTLLTAQYDTTHVGSDLPAFEEALTRFFP
- a CDS encoding ureidoglycolate lyase: MKPVAPAPAPDYLNPKLPAGLATVRIPVVKATPDSLQGYGLLVDDPRQHQVEIVRWPAQGWRGVDVDSGDEAGTTQGTFISEWEGDILYGRNDAVGGHYILGYNTLPEHADTAHRRPPQRLMLWHCNYHPDGGQMFFPLEPGPFLVPMALPGDDVKPQDFVCFWFEGGHGLLMHPNVWHEGVFATQGRRSFYDEQGAVHARVSVNFASEFGCLLEMGLAPGKET
- a CDS encoding MFS transporter, which codes for MFDSQTSLFRHQAFVRLWVTRLLGTTASQMLMLAVGWQMYGLTGSAWDLGLVGLFQFTPALLLSLLAGHVADRHNRARIVAACLAAQTGVALLLMTSTQEHWVSRELLLGVSLVLGSIRAFQMSAQQALLPSLVPPGLLARAMALGSVGTQISVIGGPALGGVIFGWGAGAVYATTLGLSGLAVAACLSIGHVHVPPPREPVTVDTVLAGVRFITRSPVLLGAISLDLFAVLLGGATALLPIFAKDILHVGPSGLGLLRSAPAVGALAVGLLLARWPVEQRVGRKLLAAVALFGGCMVVFGLSTSFAVSLVALGVSGAADMVSVVVRQTLVQLETPDAMRGRVAAVNTIFIGASNQLGEFESGATAALLGPVGSAVLGGLGTIAVALLWLRLFRPLAQRDRLTPRPPPLE
- a CDS encoding AraC family transcriptional regulator, with protein sequence MSTLSITFADFEAAARANGYDTVLERQWDPLTVVDTHTHPFDASALVTQGEMWLTVGEATRHLLPGDRFELAALVPHAERYGAQGASYWVARRAG